Proteins co-encoded in one Kribbella qitaiheensis genomic window:
- a CDS encoding acyl-CoA desaturase — translation MTPVAAPEAPTGAQQAVEFDTDKGTLGSEQKGFWEQLALALFIGIPFLALLAAVPVAWGGFLGWHDVVLAVVFYTLSGHGISIGFHRYFTHKSFKPNRPLKYALAIAGSLAIEGPVVRWVADHRKHHKFSDREGDPHSPWKYGTSLGALSKGFMHAHIGWLFDTEQTPQRQYAPDLLKDRDIVRVSRMFPALVLFSLLAPALIGGLWSWSIEGALTAFFWASLIRIGLLHHVTWSINSICHTIGDRPFRSRDKSGNVWWLAILSQGESWHNLHHSDPTCARHGVLKGQLDTSARSIWFFEKCGWVSDVRWPVKERLEARRVRAAEV, via the coding sequence ATGACTCCAGTAGCCGCACCGGAGGCGCCTACAGGCGCTCAGCAGGCCGTCGAGTTCGACACCGACAAGGGCACGCTCGGCAGTGAACAGAAGGGTTTCTGGGAGCAGTTGGCCCTGGCGCTGTTCATCGGGATCCCCTTCCTCGCGCTGCTGGCAGCGGTGCCGGTCGCGTGGGGCGGCTTCCTCGGCTGGCACGACGTCGTACTCGCGGTCGTGTTCTACACGCTCAGCGGCCACGGCATCTCGATCGGCTTCCATCGGTACTTCACCCACAAGTCCTTCAAGCCGAACCGCCCGCTCAAGTACGCGCTCGCGATCGCCGGCTCGCTCGCGATCGAGGGTCCGGTGGTCCGCTGGGTGGCCGACCATCGCAAGCATCACAAGTTCTCCGACCGCGAAGGCGATCCGCACAGCCCGTGGAAGTACGGCACCAGCCTCGGCGCGCTCAGCAAAGGTTTCATGCACGCGCACATCGGCTGGCTGTTCGACACCGAGCAGACCCCGCAGCGGCAGTACGCGCCGGATCTGCTGAAGGACCGTGACATCGTCCGCGTCTCCCGGATGTTCCCCGCGCTGGTCCTCTTCTCGCTGCTCGCCCCCGCGCTGATCGGCGGCCTGTGGTCCTGGTCGATCGAGGGTGCGCTGACCGCGTTCTTCTGGGCGAGCCTGATCCGGATCGGCCTGCTGCACCACGTCACCTGGTCGATCAACTCGATCTGCCACACGATCGGCGATCGCCCGTTCAGGAGCCGGGACAAGTCCGGCAACGTCTGGTGGCTGGCGATCCTCAGCCAGGGCGAGTCGTGGCACAACCTGCACCATTCCGACCCGACCTGCGCGCGCCACGGCGTACTCAAAGGTCAGCTCGACACGTCGGCGAGGTCGATCTGGTTCTTCGAGAAGTGCGGTTGGGTGTCCGATGTCCGCTGGCCGGTCAAGGAACGTCTGGAGGCTCGTCGCGTTCGTGCCGCCGAGGTCTGA
- a CDS encoding ABC transporter ATP-binding protein encodes MSIQTGELPLGRLPQNTADRTAIRAHELRKVYGSGDTAVAALDGVSVDFGVGRFTAIMGPSGSGKSTLMHCLAGLDTPTDGQVLLGETELTQLPDAELTRIRRDRIGFVFQSFNLLPMLSAKDNILLPLELGGRKPDQQWMSTLIDVLGLADRLTHRPSELSGGQQQRVAVARALVSRPEVVFADEPTGNLDSRSGAEVLGFLRRSVREFGQTVVMVTHDPLAASYADRVVMLADGKLAGELLDPTPESVLGALRQLGA; translated from the coding sequence ATGAGCATCCAGACCGGCGAGTTGCCGCTCGGCCGTTTGCCGCAGAACACAGCGGACCGTACGGCGATCCGGGCGCACGAGTTGCGCAAGGTGTACGGCTCCGGCGATACCGCGGTCGCCGCGCTCGACGGGGTGTCGGTCGACTTCGGCGTCGGCCGGTTCACCGCGATCATGGGCCCGTCGGGCTCCGGCAAGTCGACCCTGATGCACTGCCTGGCCGGCCTGGACACTCCGACCGATGGCCAGGTGCTGCTCGGCGAGACCGAGTTGACCCAGCTGCCGGACGCCGAGCTGACCCGGATCCGCCGGGACCGGATCGGCTTCGTCTTCCAGTCCTTCAACCTGCTGCCGATGTTGTCGGCCAAGGACAACATCCTGCTCCCACTCGAACTGGGTGGCCGCAAGCCCGACCAGCAGTGGATGAGCACGCTGATCGACGTACTCGGTCTGGCGGACCGGCTCACCCACCGCCCGTCCGAGCTGTCGGGCGGTCAGCAGCAGCGGGTCGCCGTGGCCCGTGCGTTGGTCAGCCGGCCCGAGGTGGTCTTCGCCGACGAGCCGACCGGCAACCTGGACTCGCGTTCCGGCGCCGAGGTGCTGGGCTTCCTGCGGCGGTCCGTGCGTGAGTTCGGTCAAACCGTGGTGATGGTGACGCACGACCCGCTGGCGGCGTCGTACGCCGACCGCGTGGTGATGCTTGCCGACGGCAAGCTTGCCGGCGAGCTGCTGGATCCGACCCCGGAGTCCGTGCTCGGCGCGCTGCGGCAGCTGGGGGCCTGA
- a CDS encoding VOC family protein, producing MRLDHVQVSCPAGGEEVARAFYRDALGMAELEKPPLLAARGGCWFKDGTAEVHVGVEADFRPAEKAHPALAVDDLDGLAEKLTGLGYPVKWDNETIPGRRRFHTADGHGNRIEIV from the coding sequence ATGAGGCTTGATCACGTGCAGGTGTCCTGCCCAGCCGGTGGCGAGGAGGTCGCGCGGGCCTTCTATCGCGACGCGCTCGGGATGGCTGAGCTGGAGAAGCCGCCGTTGCTCGCGGCCAGAGGCGGCTGCTGGTTCAAGGACGGTACGGCGGAGGTCCACGTCGGTGTCGAGGCGGACTTCCGGCCGGCCGAGAAGGCGCATCCCGCATTGGCCGTCGATGACCTCGATGGCCTGGCCGAGAAACTGACCGGACTCGGCTACCCGGTGAAGTGGGACAACGAGACGATCCCGGGCCGCCGGCGATTCCACACCGCCGACGGTCACGGCAACCGCATCGAGATCGTCTGA
- a CDS encoding TetR/AcrR family transcriptional regulator, protein MTEPKPRRSPRVRMTSADRREQLINIARGLFAEKGYEATSVEEIAARAEVSKPVVYEHFGGKEGLYAVVVDREVRKLLDTVTASLTAGRAHELVEQAALALLDYIESSSDGFRILVRDSPVGSSTGSFISILSDVGTRVEHILAEEFKRRGLDPKFAPMYAQMLVGMVALTGQWWLDVRRPKKPDVAAHLVNLAWNGLSGLEAKPTLSTRPHK, encoded by the coding sequence GTGACGGAACCGAAGCCAAGGCGCTCTCCCCGGGTCCGGATGACGAGTGCGGATCGACGCGAGCAACTCATCAACATCGCCCGCGGACTGTTCGCCGAGAAGGGGTACGAGGCGACCTCGGTCGAGGAGATCGCTGCCCGCGCAGAGGTCTCCAAGCCGGTCGTCTACGAACACTTCGGCGGCAAAGAGGGCCTGTACGCCGTGGTGGTGGACCGCGAGGTGCGCAAACTGCTCGACACGGTCACGGCCTCGCTCACCGCGGGTCGCGCGCACGAACTCGTCGAGCAGGCCGCGCTCGCCCTGCTCGACTACATCGAGAGCTCGTCCGACGGTTTCCGGATCCTGGTCCGCGATTCGCCGGTCGGCAGCTCCACCGGCTCGTTCATCTCGATCCTGAGCGATGTCGGGACCAGGGTCGAGCACATCCTGGCCGAGGAGTTCAAGCGCCGCGGGCTGGATCCGAAGTTCGCCCCGATGTACGCGCAGATGCTGGTCGGCATGGTCGCGCTGACCGGTCAGTGGTGGCTCGACGTCCGCCGGCCGAAGAAGCCTGACGTGGCAGCTCACCTGGTCAACCTGGCCTGGAACGGCCTGTCCGGCCTCGAGGCGAAACCGACCCTCTCCACCCGCCCGCACAAGTAG
- a CDS encoding ABC-F family ATP-binding cassette domain-containing protein, translated as MAATPAPNLVNLEAVSKGFGTRTLLDGVSLGVGRGERIGVVGRNGDGKSTLLRLLARREEADTGRVTQNRDLRLGYLGQTDDLDPDATVIQAVLGGDVETYTWAADPRARSVMEHLLGGIDHEAKVGTLSGGERRRASLAHLLLTEVDLLILDEPTNHLDIEAVNWLAQHVVDRAGALIVVTHDRWFLDEVCTETWEVQGGKVSSYEGGYAAYVLAKAERSRNEQVVEGKRQNLMKKELAWLRRGAPARTAKPKFRIDAANALIENEPAPRDKLALAKLATSRLGKDVFDAEDVTLRFGDRVMLNHVTFRLGPADRIGLLGPNGAGKTTFLNVLTGRLAPDAGLVKQGKTVRVANLSQTLEDLDGSVTVLTHISDIRRTAALAGRGGEMTSSQLLERFGFTGDKLTTRISDLSGGERRRLQLLRILLDEPNVLILDEPTNDLDVETLTVLEDFLDSWPGVVVIVTHDRYFLERVSDMVYAIMGDGQIRHLPRGVDQYLEQLEAGTTPRRVVAEPAAAAATEASPVAVQTAEQPVDAAASRAAKKELNRIERQLQKLIGSEAKLHGQLATNASNYERLAELDTELRKLAEERAELETAWFEAAERAE; from the coding sequence ATGGCAGCCACTCCCGCACCTAATCTGGTCAATCTGGAAGCCGTTTCGAAGGGCTTCGGTACCCGCACCCTGCTGGACGGGGTCAGTCTCGGCGTAGGCCGGGGTGAGCGCATCGGCGTGGTGGGGCGCAACGGCGACGGCAAGTCGACCCTCCTGCGGCTGCTCGCCCGCCGCGAGGAGGCCGACACGGGCCGGGTGACGCAGAACCGCGACCTCCGCCTGGGGTACCTGGGCCAGACCGACGACCTCGACCCGGACGCGACGGTGATCCAGGCGGTGCTCGGCGGCGATGTCGAGACCTACACCTGGGCCGCCGACCCGCGGGCACGGTCCGTGATGGAGCACCTGCTCGGCGGCATCGACCACGAGGCCAAGGTCGGCACACTGAGTGGTGGTGAGCGCCGCCGGGCTTCACTGGCGCATCTGCTGCTCACCGAGGTCGACCTGCTGATCCTCGACGAGCCGACCAACCACCTCGACATCGAGGCGGTCAACTGGCTCGCCCAGCACGTGGTGGACCGGGCCGGCGCGCTGATCGTGGTGACCCACGACCGGTGGTTCCTCGACGAGGTCTGCACCGAGACCTGGGAGGTGCAGGGCGGCAAGGTCAGCTCGTACGAGGGCGGTTACGCCGCCTACGTGCTGGCCAAGGCCGAGCGCTCCCGCAACGAGCAGGTGGTCGAGGGCAAGCGGCAGAACCTGATGAAGAAAGAGCTTGCCTGGCTGCGCCGCGGCGCACCGGCCCGGACGGCGAAGCCGAAGTTCCGGATCGACGCGGCGAACGCGCTGATCGAGAACGAGCCGGCCCCCCGCGACAAGCTCGCGCTGGCCAAACTGGCCACCTCCCGGCTCGGCAAGGACGTCTTCGACGCCGAGGACGTCACCCTGCGCTTCGGTGACCGGGTGATGCTGAACCACGTCACCTTCCGCCTCGGCCCGGCCGACCGGATCGGCCTGCTCGGCCCGAACGGTGCCGGCAAGACGACCTTCCTCAACGTGCTGACCGGCCGGCTCGCGCCCGACGCGGGCCTGGTGAAGCAGGGCAAGACCGTCCGGGTCGCCAACCTGTCCCAGACGCTGGAGGATCTCGACGGCTCGGTGACGGTGCTGACGCACATCAGCGACATCCGGCGTACGGCGGCGCTGGCCGGCCGCGGCGGCGAGATGACCTCGTCTCAGCTGCTGGAGCGGTTCGGATTCACGGGCGACAAGCTGACCACCAGGATCAGCGACCTGTCGGGTGGTGAGCGGCGCAGGTTGCAGCTGCTCCGGATCCTGCTGGACGAGCCGAACGTGCTGATCCTCGACGAGCCGACCAACGACCTGGACGTCGAGACGCTGACGGTGCTGGAGGACTTCCTCGACAGCTGGCCGGGCGTGGTCGTGATCGTCACCCACGACCGGTACTTCCTCGAGCGGGTCAGCGACATGGTCTACGCGATCATGGGCGACGGCCAGATCCGGCACCTGCCCCGCGGCGTCGACCAGTACCTCGAGCAACTGGAAGCCGGTACTACGCCCCGCCGCGTCGTCGCCGAGCCGGCCGCTGCCGCGGCGACGGAGGCGTCGCCGGTCGCGGTACAGACCGCTGAGCAGCCGGTCGACGCGGCCGCCTCCCGGGCGGCGAAGAAGGAACTGAACCGGATCGAGCGGCAGTTGCAGAAACTGATCGGGTCCGAGGCCAAGCTGCACGGCCAGTTGGCCACGAATGCGAGCAACTACGAACGGCTCGCCGAGCTGGACACCGAACTGCGCAAGCTGGCCGAAGAACGCGCCGAGCTGGAAACCGCATGGTTCGAAGCGGCGGAACGGGCTGAATAG
- a CDS encoding response regulator transcription factor, with protein MTETDDGVIRVFLVDDQELVRAGFTMLVDSQPDMRVVGQAGDGGEALEKLQVTASDVVLMDVRMPRLDGVEATRQLQSLPTAPRVIVLTTFDLDEYAFAAIKAGAAGFLLKNTPPADLLSAIRQVHSGDAVVSPSTTRRLLEHFAGALPDEETERPDLDVLTAREREVLVEVARGLSNTEIATLFTLSEATVKTHIGRILAKTGLRDRVALVVLGYETGLVKAN; from the coding sequence GTGACCGAGACCGACGACGGTGTGATCCGGGTGTTCCTGGTGGACGACCAGGAACTCGTGCGGGCGGGGTTCACGATGCTGGTGGACTCCCAGCCCGACATGCGGGTCGTCGGTCAGGCCGGTGACGGCGGTGAGGCGCTGGAGAAGCTCCAGGTGACCGCGAGCGACGTCGTACTGATGGATGTCCGGATGCCCCGGCTGGACGGCGTCGAGGCGACCCGGCAACTACAGTCGTTGCCGACGGCCCCCAGAGTGATCGTGCTGACGACGTTCGACCTGGACGAGTACGCGTTCGCGGCGATCAAGGCGGGCGCGGCCGGTTTCCTGCTGAAGAACACCCCGCCGGCGGATCTGCTGTCGGCGATCCGGCAGGTGCACTCCGGCGACGCGGTGGTCTCACCCAGTACTACGCGGCGCCTGCTCGAGCACTTCGCCGGCGCACTCCCGGACGAGGAGACCGAGCGCCCCGACCTGGACGTGCTCACCGCTCGCGAGCGCGAGGTGCTGGTCGAGGTCGCCCGCGGTTTGTCGAACACCGAGATCGCCACGCTGTTCACGTTGTCCGAGGCAACGGTCAAGACCCACATCGGCCGCATCCTGGCCAAGACCGGCCTGCGCGACCGGGTCGCCCTGGTCGTCCTCGGCTACGAAACCGGCCTGGTCAAAGCGAACTAG
- a CDS encoding MarR family winged helix-turn-helix transcriptional regulator gives MRDEVDRLIEAWRRERPDLDVAPMEVLSRVSRLARHLDRARSHAFETHGLESWEFDVLAALRRAGKPYQLSPGRLLKETLVTSGTMTNRVDRLTARGLVERLPDPGDRRGVLVQLTDAGRDSVDAAMADLLAHERTLLGAISERDQQKIARVLRELVGPFDQESH, from the coding sequence ATGAGAGACGAGGTCGACCGGCTGATCGAGGCCTGGCGCCGGGAACGGCCGGACCTCGACGTGGCACCGATGGAGGTGCTGTCGCGAGTCAGCAGGCTGGCGCGGCATCTGGATCGTGCCCGCAGCCACGCGTTCGAGACGCACGGCCTGGAGTCATGGGAGTTCGACGTACTCGCCGCGCTTCGCCGGGCCGGCAAGCCGTACCAGCTCTCCCCCGGCCGGTTGCTCAAGGAAACCCTGGTGACGTCCGGCACGATGACGAACCGGGTGGATCGGCTGACCGCACGTGGCCTGGTCGAGCGACTACCCGACCCAGGCGACCGCCGCGGTGTGCTCGTCCAGCTCACCGACGCCGGGCGGGACTCCGTCGATGCGGCGATGGCGGACCTGCTCGCGCACGAGCGCACCCTGCTCGGCGCGATCAGCGAGCGCGACCAGCAGAAGATCGCCCGCGTACTGCGCGAGTTGGTCGGCCCGTTCGACCAGGAAAGCCACTGA
- a CDS encoding methyltransferase domain-containing protein, translating into MRTSPIWNPTQYGKYADERGRPFADLVDRIQVSPDEVKVVVDLGCGPGNFTATLLDRWPTASIQGIDSSTAMIDAAQSYATDRLSFTVGDVREWPGESTPPVDVIVTNATLQWIPEQLDLLPGFVRALRPGGWLAIQIPGNGNAPSHSILRELAGTEPYAQYAADKSQRADAPGPAQYIEALTAEGCVVDAWETTYNHILPGENAVLEWVKGTGARPVLQSLPDDLRADFETEYGARLAAAYPRRSYGTVLPFRRIFAVAQKKG; encoded by the coding sequence ATGCGGACCTCACCCATCTGGAACCCCACGCAGTACGGCAAGTACGCCGACGAACGCGGCCGCCCGTTCGCCGATCTGGTCGACCGGATCCAGGTCTCGCCCGACGAAGTGAAGGTGGTCGTCGACCTGGGTTGTGGTCCCGGGAACTTCACCGCGACCCTGCTCGATCGCTGGCCGACCGCCTCGATCCAGGGCATCGACAGCTCGACCGCGATGATCGACGCGGCCCAGTCGTATGCCACCGACCGGCTCAGCTTCACGGTCGGCGATGTCCGTGAGTGGCCCGGCGAATCGACGCCGCCGGTGGACGTCATCGTCACCAACGCCACGCTGCAATGGATCCCGGAGCAGCTGGACCTGCTACCTGGGTTCGTTCGCGCGCTGCGACCGGGTGGCTGGCTCGCGATCCAGATTCCGGGCAACGGCAACGCGCCCTCGCACTCGATCCTGCGCGAACTGGCCGGGACCGAGCCCTACGCGCAGTACGCCGCGGACAAGTCGCAACGGGCGGACGCGCCGGGCCCAGCGCAGTACATCGAAGCTCTCACTGCCGAAGGCTGCGTCGTCGATGCGTGGGAGACGACGTACAACCACATCCTGCCGGGGGAGAACGCGGTGCTGGAGTGGGTGAAGGGCACCGGCGCCCGGCCGGTTCTGCAGTCCTTGCCCGATGACCTGCGGGCCGACTTCGAGACCGAGTACGGCGCTCGGCTGGCGGCGGCGTACCCGCGTCGTTCTTACGGGACCGTGTTGCCGTTCCGCCGGATCTTCGCCGTAGCGCAGAAGAAGGGGTGA
- a CDS encoding sensor histidine kinase, producing MTGILTARELPAKSKAFDLLFAGALTLFFGLISLTQEHFGGILGLLMLVPLIWRRTHPELIFFGVSAVAVFQWLIGIHLQGGNVGLLVALYAISVYGEVRYSRIALAVGGMGVLMATARYNTSSDWRQQATMMVSLGALVFGIWAFGERRRTRGMYVQQLEERAAQLERDRDRESKLAVSNERTRIAREIHDVVAHGLSIMIVQADGGLYAADASPEQAKKALATIGDTGRASLTEMRKMLGLLKQDAQPSDVDPNQPRPQPGVSSLPELIDNVRQTGLSVDYEVTGTPRNLPALLGLTAYRIVQEGLTNTLKHAGPGARTSVLLDFGREMLTVVVTDDGRGAGLVPGSDPGHGLIGMRQRASISGGTVSAGPKTGGGYEVIAKLPYNLPAGGDQ from the coding sequence ATGACGGGGATCCTGACCGCGCGCGAGCTACCGGCGAAGAGCAAGGCGTTCGACCTCTTGTTCGCCGGCGCGCTGACACTGTTCTTCGGGCTGATCTCCCTCACCCAGGAACATTTCGGCGGAATCCTCGGGCTGCTCATGCTGGTCCCGCTGATCTGGCGCCGTACCCATCCCGAGCTCATCTTCTTCGGCGTCTCGGCGGTCGCCGTCTTCCAATGGCTCATCGGGATCCACCTGCAGGGCGGAAACGTCGGCCTACTCGTGGCGCTCTACGCGATCTCCGTGTACGGCGAAGTGCGCTACAGCCGGATCGCCCTGGCCGTCGGCGGCATGGGCGTCCTGATGGCGACGGCTCGCTACAACACGAGCAGCGACTGGCGTCAGCAGGCCACCATGATGGTGTCGCTGGGAGCACTCGTGTTCGGCATCTGGGCCTTCGGCGAACGCCGCCGGACCAGAGGCATGTACGTGCAGCAGCTCGAGGAACGCGCCGCCCAGCTCGAACGCGACCGCGACCGCGAGTCCAAGCTGGCCGTCTCGAACGAGCGGACCCGGATCGCCCGCGAGATCCACGACGTCGTCGCGCACGGGTTGTCGATCATGATCGTCCAGGCCGACGGAGGCCTGTACGCCGCGGACGCGTCGCCCGAGCAGGCAAAGAAGGCGCTGGCCACCATCGGCGACACCGGCCGCGCCTCGCTCACCGAGATGCGCAAGATGCTCGGCCTCCTGAAGCAGGACGCCCAGCCCAGCGACGTGGATCCGAACCAGCCCCGCCCGCAACCTGGCGTCTCCTCGCTGCCCGAGCTGATCGACAACGTCCGCCAGACCGGGCTCTCGGTCGACTACGAGGTGACCGGCACACCGCGGAATCTCCCCGCGTTGCTGGGCCTCACGGCGTACCGGATCGTTCAGGAAGGGCTGACAAACACGCTGAAACACGCCGGGCCGGGAGCTCGGACGTCCGTCCTGCTGGACTTCGGGCGCGAGATGCTGACCGTGGTGGTCACCGACGACGGCCGCGGTGCCGGCCTGGTGCCGGGCAGCGATCCGGGGCACGGCCTGATCGGGATGCGGCAACGCGCCTCGATCTCCGGCGGTACGGTGAGCGCCGGACCGAAAACGGGCGGCGGTTACGAAGTGATCGCCAAGCTGCCGTACAACCTGCCTGCTGGAGGAGATCAGTGA
- a CDS encoding ABC transporter permease — MRRSILSSLRAHLGRLIAACLAIVLGVGFGALAMTAHASASHGIDATIGKQLAGVDAVVTPQNDSVGPQDVAAVRKLPQADSVVGTTSAYMRVIWTGKVRPDSLGVDARYDTSQIAGPSTIAGRLPDSTLEIALPAKLAEKNKVTLGSKLRLTTYNDKAFTVTVVGLLDDSAAVGTANAVGTAQTVKVFEPEGYISEIRVSAMPGVSQDELAAAVTGAVSNKLRVYTGKAYVDHEVESFTHGIDVLGGVFGMFAVIALFVACLVIGNTFTIVIAQRTREMALLRCVGASRRQVFSSVLAEASVVGLVASAIGVVFGVALSALGLALTREFDWGIPKIDLHLSLASVFLPLLLGTIATILAAVVPARRATRVAPLAALRPDAAPVAASKAGVVRLILGFLLIAGGGALLAVSASSHQVIVGVGGGVVSFVGLLAIGSLVVPALVRLLGALPARGGGVPARIAVGNAVRNPKRTAATTSALLIGVTLISLTCVGIASVRKTFDVTMDDQYPVDVMVMTYNEKMPATGQQQLHDIKGITQVVPIRTVTMKAGENEVSVTGVDPVTGASVIHNADLVTKLKTPGTALLDYSSMQMLHLEDGANLTLISGKQQLTLKAYVATGLDPVTISLPDLEKIAPKAGVTGYWLASDPKADGSDVIDAVQESLPTVKDLSVSGGLAERTSYTKIFDVLLIVGIGLLGVSVLIALVGVGNTLSLSVLERTRENALLRALGLTRRQLRGMLAIESLLMALVAAGLGIGLGLLYGWTGTMALMGGQTASGDVQYALPVGLLVTIALVAAVAGLLASVLPARRAAKVAPAGALATE; from the coding sequence GTGCGACGTTCGATCCTCTCCTCCCTGCGCGCCCACCTGGGCCGCCTGATCGCCGCCTGTCTGGCGATCGTGCTGGGTGTCGGCTTCGGCGCACTGGCAATGACCGCGCACGCGTCTGCCTCGCACGGCATCGACGCGACCATCGGCAAGCAGCTTGCCGGTGTCGACGCGGTGGTGACGCCGCAGAACGACAGCGTCGGTCCGCAGGATGTGGCCGCGGTACGCAAGCTGCCGCAGGCCGACTCTGTGGTCGGCACCACCTCGGCGTACATGCGAGTCATTTGGACCGGCAAGGTCCGGCCCGACTCGCTCGGCGTAGATGCCCGCTACGACACCTCGCAGATCGCCGGGCCCAGCACGATCGCGGGCCGGCTGCCTGACAGCACGCTCGAGATCGCCTTGCCGGCGAAGCTCGCCGAGAAGAACAAGGTCACGCTCGGCTCGAAGCTGAGGCTGACCACCTACAACGACAAGGCCTTCACCGTCACCGTCGTCGGTCTGCTCGACGACTCGGCAGCGGTCGGCACCGCGAATGCGGTCGGTACCGCCCAGACTGTGAAGGTCTTCGAACCAGAGGGCTACATCAGCGAGATCCGGGTCTCCGCCATGCCGGGCGTCTCCCAGGACGAGCTGGCCGCGGCCGTTACCGGTGCCGTCAGCAACAAACTGCGGGTCTACACCGGCAAGGCCTACGTCGACCACGAGGTGGAGAGCTTCACGCACGGGATCGACGTCCTCGGCGGGGTGTTCGGGATGTTCGCCGTGATCGCGTTGTTCGTCGCCTGCCTGGTGATCGGCAACACCTTCACGATCGTGATCGCCCAGCGGACAAGGGAGATGGCGCTCCTGCGTTGCGTCGGTGCCTCCCGTCGCCAGGTGTTCTCGTCGGTCCTCGCCGAGGCCTCTGTGGTCGGCCTGGTCGCCTCGGCCATCGGTGTGGTGTTCGGCGTCGCGCTGTCGGCGCTCGGACTCGCGCTGACGCGTGAGTTCGACTGGGGTATCCCGAAAATCGACCTGCACCTCAGCCTGGCCTCGGTGTTCCTGCCACTGCTGCTCGGCACGATCGCCACGATCCTGGCAGCCGTCGTACCGGCTCGGCGGGCGACTCGGGTCGCTCCGCTGGCCGCGCTTCGGCCGGACGCCGCTCCGGTGGCCGCGTCCAAGGCCGGCGTTGTGCGGCTGATTCTCGGCTTCCTGCTGATCGCCGGTGGCGGTGCCCTGCTGGCCGTCAGCGCGAGTTCGCATCAGGTGATCGTCGGTGTCGGCGGTGGCGTGGTCTCGTTCGTGGGTCTCCTCGCGATCGGCTCGTTGGTGGTGCCCGCGCTGGTCAGGTTGCTGGGCGCGCTCCCGGCGCGGGGCGGAGGGGTCCCCGCCCGGATCGCGGTGGGCAACGCCGTACGGAACCCGAAGCGGACCGCGGCGACCACGTCGGCCCTGCTGATCGGCGTCACCCTGATCAGCCTGACCTGCGTCGGGATCGCCTCGGTCCGGAAGACGTTCGACGTCACGATGGACGACCAGTACCCGGTCGACGTGATGGTGATGACCTACAACGAGAAGATGCCCGCGACCGGGCAGCAGCAGTTGCACGACATCAAGGGCATCACCCAGGTCGTCCCGATCCGGACCGTGACCATGAAGGCCGGCGAGAACGAGGTCAGCGTCACCGGGGTCGACCCGGTCACGGGGGCCTCGGTGATCCACAACGCGGATCTGGTCACCAAGCTGAAGACGCCCGGTACGGCGCTGCTGGACTACAGCTCGATGCAGATGCTCCATCTGGAGGACGGAGCCAACCTGACCTTGATCTCCGGCAAGCAGCAGCTGACGTTGAAGGCGTACGTGGCGACCGGGCTGGATCCGGTCACGATCAGCCTGCCGGACCTGGAGAAGATCGCTCCCAAGGCAGGTGTCACGGGGTACTGGCTAGCTTCCGATCCGAAGGCGGACGGGTCCGATGTGATCGACGCGGTCCAGGAGTCGCTGCCGACAGTGAAGGACCTGTCCGTCAGCGGCGGGCTGGCCGAGCGTACGTCGTACACGAAGATCTTCGACGTACTGCTGATCGTCGGGATCGGCCTGCTCGGCGTCTCGGTGCTGATCGCGCTGGTCGGTGTCGGCAACACCCTGAGCCTGTCGGTGCTCGAACGGACCCGGGAGAACGCTCTGCTGCGGGCGTTGGGTCTGACCAGGCGGCAACTGCGGGGCATGCTCGCGATCGAGTCGTTGCTGATGGCGCTAGTCGCGGCAGGGCTCGGGATAGGGCTCGGCCTGCTCTACGGCTGGACCGGCACGATGGCACTGATGGGTGGCCAGACCGCGTCCGGCGATGTCCAGTACGCGTTGCCGGTCGGGTTGCTCGTCACGATCGCCCTGGTCGCGGCCGTGGCAGGCCTGCTCGCCTCGGTGCTGCCCGCACGGCGCGCCGCGAAGGTCGCTCCGGCCGGCGCTCTCGCCACCGAGTGA